GAACTATTGCACGAAAGAGGCCAAAGCCACTAAGAAAAATTGAACCGGTTCCTAAATTGATTCTATGAAAAAACTTTTCTCATTATGGAACTGGGCCCTGCAACTTTTTGTAGTGTTTCATCTTTTCTGCTAAATAGAAAAAAAAAAAGAAACAACCAACGTCCCACATCGGCTATACTTCTGGTGTCACAGGCGTATAAATAATAGAAACAATCAACTAATCGTCAACAGTCAGTGGAAGAAGTGATTGGGCCATGGGCTTGTCAAAGCTCGGGCCCTGGAAAGTCGCCGGGCCACCATTCCCGCAGAGATGCGGCCTCGGTAACGAGCGAGTCTTGTGCTTGGAGAAGACATAATCGGGCTGAGACACGTGTATGGAGCCTGTCTCTCAAGCCAAGATATTATGGCCAATTTAACAGTAATTCACTTCCCTAACGGGACACAACAGAACGGGGCTTACTTCCACTGACAACAATCTTTTTTTTTTGTATATTTAACAAATCTTCATGTTACTTTTTAGTTTAACCAAAAAACTCCCACAGCAAATCCATACATAAGGCAAAAGTGTTACCAAAAAAACTATACAAAGCATTTTTTGTGACCTCCAAAGACTTTCAAAAAGCGATAATAAGTCTCCGAGAGAGAGAGAACAAGTACAAACTTTACACCAACTAACACTGGTAAACAGAGAAGCTCTTGCTTTTCCACAGAAAACTGAATGCTCTTCCCATTTTCTTTCTTGATGCTGACTTACACTGTGGTTTTGACTCTGTTACAGAGGCTGCAGCCACAGAGAATCCTCCCTCTTCCGGACAAACAACCTCTACATGCTGTTCCGTTGTTGTGTGATGGGTTTGATCCCTCTGCCTTAGCTCTCTGAACAGCGTCAGAATCTTCTGCGCCCTCTCTCTTCCTCTTTGAGTCCCGTTCACGGAGATAGACACCAAAGAAGGTATCACCCCCTCTTGTAAAACCATCTGACTACACATCTCACTGTATTTGCATAATATCAAAAGCAAAGAAACCGATTGTTCTTGCTCATTTGCTTCACCAGTGTCAAGTATGGTAGCCAGGTTGCTCACTAGACCAGGTACCGAAACCATCTCCTCTTTACCCGCCTCGTTCAAAACAAGATTCAACAGTACAGCTAAGGACTTCTCCGTCCACCGTTGGTCATCGCTGACGGTGAGTGACTGAAGAGCCTTGACGATGTCAGCTGATAGAAGGCAGGGAATGTTGGGAGGGTAAGTGGAGAGGTGATAAAGAGCGTGAAGGGCATCGACTTTGCATTGTGTTTCGGTCTCTGTCCAAAGAAGATTCACCATGAAAGGAACTGCTAGACTCGAACCTATGACCGGCTTTGCATCTTCGAGACACGAGAGGTTTAGATAAAGTGCTGTCACTGAACCGTGGGAGTGTGGGTTACATAGCATCTCCTCCAGAAGTGGAATGATTCCTGATACTAACATCAACTCCTTGTTCCTGAAAAGTCCAACAAATCACACATGAGATCCTCCAACTTGCAAAATAAGAATAACCAATGTTCAAAAAATAGTTAGGCGATAATTAAACATATTATTTGGGGCTTAAGTGGGGGCTCTGGAAATTACTGGATTATTGGTTTATTTCCCTTATTTTTATATATTTTATATTTATATTAGATATTTTAAATTTTTGAGTTTAATTATAAATTATTTTGATGAATTATAAAAAAAATAGACAAAAAAAATCAAACAAATTTGTTGAATTAAACTAATACTATTGATTGATTTGACAGATTTAGACCAATTTAGACTGATTTTTTTAGAACGGTTTAAGAAGCATAAATCCAATTTAAAAAAATTGTTTCGGTTATGACCGATTTGCCGCCTTGGCGTACTAGACCGATTTATAGAACAAACTTTTGTCTGGACATCAGTCATAAGTTAAAGTCATACCTGTTGTTGTCCACAGCCAAGTTAAAGAGAGCCATGGCACCAACTTTCTGAGCTGAATCATTCTTTTCACTGAGAGCTGCTCCAAGAAAATGAAGCAAAGCTTCAACACACCCATTCTCCCCCATGAGAATCCTAGCCTCCTCATCATCCTTTAGCAACACTCTCATCTGCTCAACAACTCTACACTTCTTCCTCAAAGTATCCACTCCACTCAAAGTGGTTAGCAGATCAGTACACCGTTCAACAAGAGTAACTTCAGCTTCCTGGTATTCTAACTCACACGATGATTCCTCTTTAATAGTCCCACTTTCTTCCAGAGGAACCACCTTCACATCCTTAAACTTACAAGAACCAACACTCTTCCCTGACTCGGACACAGACAACGCCAGCCTCCAGTAGTTAAGGTCTAGAGACTCAGGAGGTCCATCAGGGACCTGAACACCGTTCTGCTCACACCAACTCGATATCAGAGCCTTGACGCAATAGTTAGGAGTCAAGCATAGATGAGAAAGCTCCTGCTGAGTCTTGGGACATGTGTTGTGTCCATCGCTAAACCATTTCTCAATACATAATCTCTCATACGTTTGTCCAGAAGCGATGATAACAGGATCATACATAAGCTGCAATGATATCGGACACCTTAACTCATCTGGAGGAACAGACATCTGCACAGATCTTCTATTGTTATTGCAAGGTCTGAAGTTGAAGGAGCTAAGTTTTGACAGCTGTCGGTCGAAAGCACGGCCTGGTGGATCATCAAGAGAGCCTTCAATGGTCGGTGAACAAGGCAACGAGTTACTACCTTGTGAATCATTGTCATCCCAAATCTCACTTCTGAATAGCTTTGAGTACTTTCTCATGAGATGTAAGAGGTAAGCCACGATTGATTCTTTCCTCTTGTCGTCTTCCATGCGTGCCCTCTCGATGAGTTTCTTGAGGCATCTTCGCTCACTTAGAGCTGCTCTTGAAGATGTGATGCCTAGTCTAGTAGCAGCTTGATGGAAAATCTCGAGCTCGTTGTTGTCAGATGAGCTCTCGAAGTTGCCTCCTTGTTGCAGCAGTCCAATGATTTGATCGCCAACTTCCTTCTCTGATGGATCGAGCGAGAACTGAGTGTTCTCTAGTTCCATTATAATCTCCAAAATCTGCAAAGAAAGATATGTATACAAATGTGAATAAAAGCATTTTTTTTTTGTAATATTAGTTTCGTCTTAGCGATCACTCGAACCGGAGACCTCTGACACAAATGGTCAGGATCCTTTCCAGTTGAGCTAGTGATCTCTTGTTGAACTCTAGAGATATCACTACCAAGGAGAAGCAAACTACCTGAGAGCCAATGGACTGTTGGACTATGTCTTCAACACGCCTAAGGCTATCTATAAGAGAAGTTTTCGCCTTTTCGAATTTCAACACTACTGAATCTCCTGTTATAGCCTACATGTCAAACAAGCTGGTTGGTTAGCCAGAAGAAGAACTTTGAAATGTTTTTTTTAAGACATAAGAAAAACTTACCAAATATAGTTTACTAGATTCAGTGCAATGGCGTAGAATGTTCTTCACTTTTTCTAAAACCACGTGAAGTGAACACAAAGCTTGTATTCCAGATTTGCTTCTCGGCCGAGCAGCTTCGAGGGAAGGGAAAACAGACATGATCTTGCAGTAGATCACTGAAAGGGCGTTGCACATTTCTCCATGTAGCTGAAACAAGAATCTGTTAGCCACTCCTTCAACACTTACAGTCAAAGATAAAATATACTACAGTTGTTATAAAATATACAAAACCGCGGTTCTTTTTGTACATAAAAAAGGATCAATCAAACACATCAAGAACCAAAAAGGCACAGACTGAATCAATGCAAGAAGATACAGAAATAATGAATCTTGTAATGTCTTAGTGGGAGATCTCAAAAAAAAAAAAACTATCAATAAACTTACCGGGAAGAAGAAAAAAAAAAGAGTCTGATTCAGATACCTTGGCATCACCAGGGGCAAAGAAACTTTCTTCAACTTCGTTAACATCCATTTTTTGCTGTATATATCTATGACAATAGTTCTGTCGGTTTAAAACTCAACACTGCAAGAAGAAGAAAGAACGAGAATCAGTGATTAGCGAAACCATTCTACAGAAAACAAAACCAAGTCAGTGTTGTGTCCAGAAAAAAAAAACAATTTAGAAGTAATTAAGAAACAGGGCCAAGAAGATAAAAAAGAAAAAAAAGACAAGGAAGACACAAAACAAATCTGGTTAATTGAGAAAGAACATTCTTGGATGTCAAGTAACAGATGAAAGAAACAGCAACGAATCAGAACACACGAACAAGAATAAAAAAAAACAATCTGGTTAATTCCGCAGAAAAATAATCAGATGAGCATAAAAGAATCTGGTGAAAACAGAGGAGCATACATACCAAACATGAATCACCAATCTGCATCTGATAAAAATTAGGCAGAACAACGATGAGTCTGATCATAAACTAAACAGAGGTGATCAAAAGAAGAGCATCAAACATTAGTAGTATAATGATTTTAATTCTCCTTGAGATGCTGCTTCTGTGTAGTTTCTACGAACGGTCTGATTCGAAGTTTTCAAGACAGTTCTCTGTCGATCCCAGCGATTCAGAGAGGAGGAGCTTTTGGCTATGGCTAACACCACCGATTGAAAAGATTTTGAAGAAAAAAAAAGCTTAAAAATAAATATATTAATGGAAATAGAGAGGAGAAGTTATTCTGAAGTCAAAATAAAGCCAAACCTTGCGAGGATGCAAGTACACACAAAGAGATTTGTTTTCTATTACTTCCAAGTAATACTGTAATAGTATTATTTTAGTTATAAAGATGGTAAATCTCAAAAATTGCACCTTTTTAAGTTTATATCACAAAAATAGCACTCAAAAACTGAAATGACCAAAATAGCACATTTCTAAGTTTATCCTTTGAAAATTTTATTTTTTTTTATTTTTCAAAATTTGAAATCTTATCCCCAGAACCTCATTTTTCAACTCTAAACCCTAAACCCTAAACCCTAAACTTTAAACCCTAAACCCTAAACTATAAACCATAAACCCTAAACTCTAAACCCTAAACCCTAAACTTTAAACCCTAAACCCTAAACTATAAACCATAAACCCTAAACTCTAAACCCTAAACCCTAAACTTTAAACCCTAAACCCTAAACTATAAACCATAAACCCTAAACTCTAAACCCTAAACCCTAAACTTTAAACCCTAAACCCTAAACTATAAACCATAAACCCTAAACTCTAAACCCTAAACCCTAAACTTTAAACCCTAAACCCTAAACTATAAACCATAAACCCTAAACTCTAAACCCTAAACCCTAAACTTTAAACCCTAAACCCTAAAATCTAAACCCTAAACCCTAAAATCTAAACCCTAAACTCTAAACCCTAAACCCTAAACCCTAAATCCTAAACCCCACCCTTTAACTCTAAACCCTAAGTTTGTGACTTTTGATAAAACATTAAGTGCTATTTTTGTGACTTTTGACCTTAAGTGCTAGTTTGGGAACATAAACTTGATTTAGTGTTATTTTTGTCTTTTTCTCTATAAAGATTTTGTTCTTGTTTTACTTAAATACTCTTTTGTTTTATTCTTTTCAAATGATTTTAGATTTTGTATTAGCGACGGTATATTATTAGGAGACATTTTTATTATTAGAACACAAAAAGCCAATTAAGATTACTCATAATCATAGTTTCTTTTTCATCATTATGGTCGTCAAATCTCTATGATGTGATTACAAAAAAAAATCATCACGAGTGTCTTATTATGCAAATGCAATGTAAGTTTTTCAAATTTTCAAATGATTTGATCACTGCTAAACAAAAAGATTTGGTTAGAGTTTTCAAATTTCTGATTTTGTAGATGATAGTGTTTCTTGTCTTTGTCGTCGAGTGATAATAATTAATATGTGATGTATAATAAACAGCTATTGACGTATTGGATCGGTCGAAGTATGAATGGTGATGCTAATGAGAGGTCCATTTTTCACCGACATTTATTAAACACGTCTTTATTTCAAAGCTCTCCTTTTCATTTTCCTTTCTCATGAACTACACAAGCATGGTAGAGGGTTAACTAATTTGCAAACTATTTTCTTTTCTTAACGAATGTACAAGTTAATAGTATTAATTAAAGATGACAAGAACTATACAAATTTGGGTGAATTGACTTAGCTGGTAAGCACTTTAAAGTATTTTGGCAATATTGTTTGCATATGAAATTCTCAAATTTCTAAGTTAGATTTTAGTTATAGTACATTTAACTTTCAATTATCGATTATTTGGATTTAAAATTTTGTCTATGTAAACATTTTTTGTTGTTTATTTTAAAAAATAGATTTGAAAGAAAAATATATAAAATAGTTTGTATTTTAAATATCTTAACTGCTTAAAAAATTGCATACACAGATTTAAAGAGAGTTATAACTTTAAACTTAAATTAACTACTATACAATTTAATTTTTGCAATTTCGTATTAATAATATTTTAGATTTTAAATTTTTATTAATAAAATGATAACATATAGATTTTTGAATTTTGTCTGTGTTTTAAATTTATCAACTAGCACAATCAAACAAAATAAATGTTGATAGAAAATAACACTAATTGTTTTATAATTTTGGTTTTGAGCAAATTTTTTTTTTGAGCAACACCATTTGTTTTATAATATAAGTGAAAAAATTTAAACAATACCAATATGGAGAAAATCATTTATAACTCTTCAAAAGGTTCCCACATCTTGTACTATTGTTGTTACAGTTGTTAACTAGTAATAAAAGATACCGATACTGTTACTTAAAGCAAAGAATAAAACAAATGTTTGAATGGTATTGGAGGGAGAGTTGAGGGTTTGCCGACTTCGACGGCCGACACGCGCCGACCATACATGCGTATGTCGGCTATTTAGATCTACATTTAAATATTACTCCTCTCTCTGCGTTCGTGAATCACTGTTATTGGTAGAAGCCCGTTAATTCAGCTGTTTGATTAAATGTTTACTAATGCTTCTACCCTAAAAAAGTCTATGGTTCGGATTCCAGAAAATTCAAATTACGCAGATTATAGAATAAAAAAAGTTACAAGAGATCTTCAGTATGGTGCAGAACGTACCATCGGACATGAATCTAATAAAGCGATTCGAAGTGGCGCAGTCAGACGTGTATTCACACAAGATGGTAAAATTATCGGCTGTAGAATCGTCTATGTAATATTTCTCATCATTGTAATAGCATAATTAACCGGACCTAAAAAAAAAATCACTTTTATTAATTTCCACTTTTATAATTATTTACAAATTATTTGTTGTCGACCATGTTCATTTTTTTAACTATATTTTTTTAAAAATATGCCAACAATTTTCATGATTAGAAATTATTATTTCAGTTTTGGCATATATTTCAAAATAATATTGAAAACTCAAAAAGGTTAAAATTGTCCTTTCTTTATTTTTTTTCCAAAGAAAGTTGAATCATCACCTAACAAAAAGTGCATAAATTGGTAAACAAAAAATTAGAAAATAAAATCAGTGTATTATATTACAAATCACAGTTCATATACGACTTTCATTTCACCCATTTATATGATTGAGGATCAAATCATAGCTGACTAACCTTTTAATTTTGGTCAAAAGTTGATTTCAAAATTCTTAACAATTAACACATTTAAAATGAAAACACCTTCACTTACATAATATTGATTTCTATATAAGTGGCCATTTCTTTTCCCGTTTTTCTCGATCTCCTTTTATCCAGCAAAGAGAAAATTTACTTAAACACTAAACTTTTTTCTGTAAAATTCAATATAGTGAAAGTTAATACTATACTAGATTTTAACCCGCACATCCGTGCGGATATTTTTCATTTTATAAATTTACTTGACATTATTACAAATGTTTTAAATAAATAGTTTTATTTTAGTATATTGTGTAACCCTATAATATTATTTTTTATATTTTTTATTAGGCATTATTAATAAAATAACAATATAAAATAATCAAATAGATAACCTCCTTCAAAATATGTTTTTTTCTTTAATTTATACATTTTGATATAGTAATTTTTAAATTTTATTTATTAATATTATAGAAAAGAAAAATGTTTAAGATAATTTATAATTACATTAAAAAATATACTTTAACATATTATTTTAGTATTTACAGGATTTATAAGTAAAAATACTGTTTTGTTTAAATAATATAACCCTATGATTTTAGTAAATTTTATACATAGTAGCATCTATCATATTATTTTAGAAAATTTTATTGATATAGGATATTTTTGGATGTTATTATATTAAGTTTTTTTATTTTAATTAAGATTTCAAAATATTAGATTGCTTTAATTTTTATAGCATATATAGTTCTTTTTTGTGGTGCATTTCAAAACATTATTCTTTATTATCTATGATTTTATCTTTTGTAAATTTGAAATATTATCATTTTGAGTCTGAATATCTATTTTCAAAATTTATATTTTTTCAAGAAAACTTTAAAATATTACACTACTATTTTTGAGTTTCAAATATTACATGAATTTTGATTTGTTTTTGTTACTACATTATTTTATAAAAAATATTAAAATTTTGGTAATATTTTCTATATTTTTCTCAACAGATTTTGTTATAATTAAATTTTTTATCATTAATATTTTAAATGAATTACTAAAATTTCATAGTTTTCTAATAATATATATTTTAAATAGTATTTAAACTAAAGGACATTATATACTATTATATATTTGTATATAAATATTTTAAATAATATATTGTTGAGAGTTTAAAAATAAATAAAAAATAATATATAGTTATAGATATAAAAGTTTAACTAATGTTAATAAAATTATTTTTGAATAAAATATTATATAGTTTACGAATTTTAACTCATTTTAATGATGAGTGATAATTTATTTAACTCATATGCCACTTCTGTTTTTATATAATACATAATATAATTATATAGAATTTATAAAAAATAGTATATAATTCTTATTTTTTTGTTTTATAATAAATTTTTAGTTAACATTGACTTATAATAATACTATATTACTAATTACAAAATTAAGTAATATGTCATTTTTAAAAAATATTAAAATTGATTAGTAAGATTTTGTAGATTTTTTCTCAACAGATTTTGTTATTATTAAAATAAAATTTAAATTTATAGTTGGTTTATTATTAATATAAGTAATCAAATATGTGATATTACCTAATTTTTTAGGTGGTCTTAATATGACTTATTAATAGTAGATAAAAATAGGACCCTAAATTAATAGATTAGATGTGACGTAAACAAATAATAATAACTAGGTAATAACGCGCCTTGTGCGGGATGTGATTATTAATTTAATAAAAAAAATTATATGTATTTAATCTAGATATTGGTTCGGTTTTAAGTTTTTTTTGTTTTTAATTTTCTAAAATATAACTATTATTTTAAATTAATATTCATTTTAGTTTATTCGGTTAAAATGTTTGATTTTGGTTTTTTCTGGTAAAAACCAAAAATTAATATTATTTGTTTATTTTCATGTTATGAATTTTAGATAGTCGTCATGTCGAACCAATAGTTTCTTATTATAGTTTCTAAACAGATAATAGTTTAAGAAAAAGAAAAAAAATTATTAAGACAAATCATTTCACTACAATTTGGTCGGTACTGAAAGAAGCATTAAAAAAAATATTTCAACTTTCAAAAAAATTAGATACTTCAGTTGTGGTGAATACTTAGTTACAAGGTGCTCACATCAAAGTGCACATGTATGTGTATGTAAAAAGTATATAAAAATAGTTGACAAATATATAAAGATATTGTTAATTAATATTAAATGACATTTTTATTCAAAATAATACATGAAAGATAATATTAAAATTAATTTAAAATAAAAAAGGCATTGACCTTAGTCATTTTTTCATATAAAGAAAATAAAGTTGTATCCGTAAATAGGAGTGGGCACATATCGAATATCTGGGTATTTGGAAGCATTCATGTCGATTCGATCTTTAGCCACCTAGGTATTCAGTGACTCAGATATCCGAAATATTTTAGAAATTTAAAGAATATTTGATTTGATCCGTAGATA
The DNA window shown above is from Brassica oleracea var. oleracea cultivar TO1000 chromosome C3, BOL, whole genome shotgun sequence and carries:
- the LOC106335592 gene encoding U-box domain-containing protein 45 translates to MDVNEVEESFFAPGDAKLHGEMCNALSVIYCKIMSVFPSLEAARPRSKSGIQALCSLHVVLEKVKNILRHCTESSKLYLAITGDSVVLKFEKAKTSLIDSLRRVEDIVQQSIGSQILEIIMELENTQFSLDPSEKEVGDQIIGLLQQGGNFESSSDNNELEIFHQAATRLGITSSRAALSERRCLKKLIERARMEDDKRKESIVAYLLHLMRKYSKLFRSEIWDDNDSQGSNSLPCSPTIEGSLDDPPGRAFDRQLSKLSSFNFRPCNNNRRSVQMSVPPDELRCPISLQLMYDPVIIASGQTYERLCIEKWFSDGHNTCPKTQQELSHLCLTPNYCVKALISSWCEQNGVQVPDGPPESLDLNYWRLALSVSESGKSVGSCKFKDVKVVPLEESGTIKEESSCELEYQEAEVTLVERCTDLLTTLSGVDTLRKKCRVVEQMRVLLKDDEEARILMGENGCVEALLHFLGAALSEKNDSAQKVGAMALFNLAVDNNRNKELMLVSGIIPLLEEMLCNPHSHGSVTALYLNLSCLEDAKPVIGSSLAVPFMVNLLWTETETQCKVDALHALYHLSTYPPNIPCLLSADIVKALQSLTVSDDQRWTEKSLAVLLNLVLNEAGKEEMVSVPGLVSNLATILDTGEANEQEQSVSLLLILCKYSEMCSQMVLQEGVIPSLVSISVNGTQRGRERAQKILTLFRELRQRDQTHHTTTEQHVEVVCPEEGGFSVAAASVTESKPQCKSASRKKMGRAFSFLWKSKSFSVYQC